In one window of Solanum pennellii chromosome 2, SPENNV200 DNA:
- the LOC107009914 gene encoding uncharacterized protein LOC107009914, whose protein sequence is MNLEFVKGVDLPRRKKSKKVKFDPDCVVAIFELGMVFESAENFRKADADYSCEYKTSIDKDSGCFVVKNYYPVHVCPQSIKNKLCTYKFVAEKLKDEITCQPYIRLWKIQELVRKKFGLYVGRTVCHRAKKRIIKEFLGDWKMEFSRLCDYADMIKHTNPGTSCWVRTDRESQPGKTLFVYFYVCFDALKRGWLEGCIKIIGFDGCFLKGSCKGELLVAVGRNGNQQMFPIAWVVVDTETKHSWSFFLKYLIEGLNLGTGHGLTVMSDLQKGLVPALYELLPDSEQRRCARHIWYNCINYGVVKKEGNSSGDELSQVLK, encoded by the exons ATGAATCTAGAATTTGTGAAGGGTGTTGATTTaccaagaagaaaaaaaagtaaaaaggtaaaatttgaTCCTGATTGTGTTGTAGCAATTTTTGAGCTTGGTATGGtatttgaaagtgctgaaaattttagaaaagcTGATGCAGACTATTCTTGTGAATATAAAACTAG TATAGATAAAGATTCTGGTTGTTTTGTTGTCAAAAATTATTATCCTGTGCATGTATGTCCTCAATCAATCAAGAACAAGTTGTGTACATATAAGTTTGTTGCAGAAAAGCTCAAGGATGAAATTACCTGTCAACCATATATAAGATTATGGAAAATTCAGGAATTggtgagaaaaaaatttggatTGTATGTTGGAAGAACAGTTTGTCATAGGGCAAAAAAGAGGATTATCAAGGAGTTCTTAGGTGATTGGAAGATGGAATTTTCAAGATTGTGTGATTATGCAGACATGATTAAACATACTAATCCTGGTACTTCCTGTTGGGTGAGGACAGATAGAGAGTCTCAGCCAGGAAAAACTTTGTTTGTTTACTTCTATGTTTGCTTTGATGCATTGAAGAGGGGTTGGTTGGAAGGATGCATAAAAATTATTGGTTTTGATGGATGTTTTCTGAAGGGTTCTTGCAAGGGAGAATTGTTGGTTGCTGTTGGTAGAAATGGAAATCAACAGATGTTTCCAATCGCATGGGTTGTTGTTGACACAGAGACAAAACATAGTTGGAGTTTTTTCCTCAAGTACTTGATAGAAGGTCTGAACTTAGGCACTGGACATGGACTGACTGTTATGTCAGATTTGCAGAAG GGCCTTGTACCAGCTTTATATGAGTTGCTACCAGATAGTGAGCAAAGAAGGTGTGCTAGACATATCTGGTACAACTGCATCAATTATGGAGTGgtgaagaaagaaggaaacagTTCTGGAGATGAGCTAAGTCAAGTTTTGAAGTGA